One segment of Daphnia magna isolate NIES linkage group LG2, ASM2063170v1.1, whole genome shotgun sequence DNA contains the following:
- the LOC116917905 gene encoding tau-tubulin kinase homolog Asator isoform X1, which produces MRWEIMQCSAEPSPCLDVAALAVDEATVSSVRSVAASATGLGGIKISAFSLLVNGFSQSSSSGCVLAGRRPAAAAITTAAVRLHSTSSSSSGSSDDDADHSSDGQNSQKSQSAASLVETRKPKRPNLLQLPCVARPAKQTNGHITMATEDLLQPGHVVKERWKVVRKIGGGGFGEIYEGVDLVTRELVALKLESAKQPKQVLKMEVAVLKRLQGKEHVCRFIGCGRNDRFNYVVMQLQGRNLAELRRAQPRGAFSLSTSLRLGLQILKAIESIHEVGFLHRDIKPSNFAMGRVQHTGRRVFMLDFGLARQYTTASGDVRPARSAAGFRGTVRYASINAHKNKEMGRHDDLWSLFYMLVEFVNGQLPWRKIKDKEQVGLMKERYDHRLLLKHLPSDFRSFLEHIQSLQYVDKPDYLMLAGVLERCMKRRGVRDCDPYDWEKLAEAPQSVTTSSSSAPVPSKQQQRIITNPGTANITTENLGEDPLAASIGLNNQENMHPGEMVVAAVAAAPTAVDRRTPLQNAQMASPEKEGATNGDGSKSPATVNGQSAQVNAQDKSPKKRKLEGGGDAVVPPPLTQERQPRRALVAEAATPDSLVDTENSPDAAARQESGTGLVETETGFAPLAVSASMPTVLVTTRSPRNFVPSHSVPQSPSTPADVEVTDAQVTSAIRRAGGIAPGQPGMVGSPSGVGAEKGVRGRTNLRRFHSMHAHNHSPGSSRGVRISKEIKDRDRERDRDTSYTQCAVMDDDNVSALQQMTRAGGGLTLASQWKSQFDDSEETDDELQGEHLQSPEHLPALARLGVAMLQQQMFGYGSSPTSPVMLRAVSPNHQDEHALAMDSAAQYFNERSQNSNQNNNNTSGQTAICVATLPRRSKRPPERLTSEDNQLVKGSTLDGLDVEGANTMQALLNSEGLPRTWSNPQLSSHIRPGLEPPRLQQAAFDDCVYAVDMMRNVAVKQGAATPTSTTKEIDPFADEIERKFSLPARMLCQTSAALLQSKSDSQNDSSQAPAIAGRLEIRMVEQPTSRPPGDQPTELSNTPALYVATTAGTETSAERSAASVSTHQSVGHPVVLAAPIVEEATVFYDAQPTGDEDTFRTALLGGTINAGACKTSMTGLVEPETERLEVKSITQDDDNESLSPEKTSRLSSAQGAKSPQQQRRIGIVVPPVPPHLETPTLGDLGLYRDGTREDRRRSQDAEGETEEEEDDENDDEEECEEEKNKNDGEEGDAEDEEGNKCIRQDYQVLSEQLDEESRKISVINLNDLSAAFQASSRMRTPRHSPPPTELASQQPEQQRRYSQDERSKAVRLVSGYLSQMTSSAAQTGGDEEEASGGDATGSAGKGSRYDREDETSTGRRKRQGVEKYVSDNSQLNLQFERRRSHRPQSSDMTGLMVAHHSPTLRHRSSLATAPDAAYTSHPSYLDTRSRPSPQAPSVGGLAALNSTYEISRVRSSPSLVPSTSRFPFHYTPHPPTGNPPTLRELDARLRRYRPVSFRDGTSYSRR; this is translated from the exons ATGCGCTGGGAGATAATGCAGTG TTCGGCGGAACCCAGTCCCTGCTTAGACGTAGCGGCGCTAGCGGTTGACGAGGCGACAGTATCATCCGTCAGATCAGTCGCAGCTTCCGCCACAGGGCTGGGCGGCATCAAAATCTCGGCATTCTCCCTCCTAGTCAACGGCTTCTCGCAGTCGAGCAGCAGCGGTTGCGTTCTTGCTGGCCGACGCCCAGCTGCCGCAGCAATAACAACAGCAGCCGTACGTTTGCATAGTACTAGCAGCTCGTCCAGTGGTAGCAGCGACGACGACGCCGATCACAGCAGCGACGGGCAAAATAGCCAAAAAAGTCAAAGTGCCGCCAGTTTGGTAGAAACGCGTAAACCCAAGAGACCAAATCTCCTGCAACTTCCATGTGTAGCACGCCCTGCTAAACAAACTAACGGACACATCACCATGGCCACGGAAGACCTACTTCAACCCGGACATGTTGTCAAAGAGCGCTGGAAAGTG GTGCGCAAGATCGGTGGAGGAGGTTTTGGTGAGATCTACGAAGGAGTGGACCTCGTGACTCGTGAACTGGTAGCCCTCAAGCTGGAATCGGCCAAGCAGCCTAAACAAGTACTGAAGATGGAAGTGGCCGTCCTCAAACGGCTTCAAG GTAAGGAGCACGTTTGTCGCTTCATCGGATGCGGTCGCAACGATCGGTTCAATTACGTCGTCATGCAGCTACAAGGTCGTAACTTGGCTGAGTTACGGCGTGCCCAGCCCAGAGGTGCATTTTCTTTATCGACCAGCCTCCGTCTGGGCTTGCAAATACTCAAAGCCATAGAAAGCATCCATGAAGTCGGATTTCTTCATCGCGATATCAAACCC TCGAACTTCGCCATGGGTCGCGTGCAACACACAGGTCGTCGCGTATTTATGCTGGATTTTGGTCTGGCTCGCCAGTACACGACGGCGTCAGGAGACGTAAGACCAGCCCGTTCAGCCGCCGGTTTCCGAGGAACCGTTCGTTACGCATCGATCAACGCCCATAAAAACAAA GAAATGGGCCGACATGATGACTTGTGGTCCCTTTTTTACATGCTGGTTGAATTCGTTAACGGCCAACTTCCATGGAGGAAAATCAAAGATAAAGAACAG GTGGGATTGATGAAAGAGCGCTATGACCACCGTTTGCTCTTGAAACACTTGCCGTCAGACTTCAGGAGTTTCTTGGAACACATTCAGTCGCTGCAGTATGTCGATAAGCCAGATTATTTG ATGCTTGCCGGAGTGCTAGAACGTTGCATGAAACGCCGGGGCGTCCGCGATTGCGACCCGTATGATTGGGAGAAGCTTGCGGAGGCACCGCAATCGGTGACTACATCATCTTCTTCAGCGCCTGTGCCATCCAAGCAGCAGCAGCGCATTATCACTAATCCAGGCACGGCAAATATAACGACCGAAAATCTGGGAGAAGACCCACTGGCAGCCAGTATCGGATTGAATAATCAAGAGAATATGCATCCTGGCGAAATGGTAGTGGCCGCCGTGGCTGCTGCGCCAACCGCCGTGGATAGGAGAACTCCATTGCAAAACGCACAGATGGCTTCACCCGAAAAGGAAGGAGCAACAAATGGCGACGGATCGAAATCTCCGGCCACTGTAAATGGACAATCCGCACAAGTTAATGCCCAGGACAAATCgcccaaaaaacgaaaactgGAAGGCGGAGGTGATGCTGTAGTGCCACCTCCTCTCACTCAAGAGAGGCAACCGCGGAGGGCCCTTGTGGCGGAAGCAGCCACTCCGGACTCGCTGGTGGATACTGAAAACAGCCCAGACGCAGCTGCTCGCCAAGAATCGGGCACTGGGTTAGTGGAAACAGAAACAGGTTTTGCTCCGCTGGCCGTGTCGGCCTCAATGCCGACCGTTCTGGTCACCACCAGATCGCCACGTAATTTCGTTCCATCGCACAGTGTCCCACAGTCGCCCAGCACCCCGGCTGACGTCGAAGTTACGGATGCACAAGTAACATCGGCTATTCGGAGGGCTGGTGGTATAGCTCCTGGCCAACCTGGGATGGTTGGATCACCCTCTGGTGTAGGTGCCGAAAAGGGCGTTCGCGGACGCACGAATCTTCGCCGCTTCCACAGCATGCATGCGCACAATCACAGTCCAGGTAGCAGTCGAGGAGTACGGATCAGCAAAGAGATCAAGGATCGTGATAGGGAACGTGATAGGGATACGTCTTACACACAATGTGCCGTAATGGACGATGACAACGTATCGGCCCTTCAGCAGATGACGCGAGCCGGTGGAG GATTGACTCTAGCTTCCCAGTGGAAGTCGCAGTTTGACGACTCGGAAGAAACCGACGATGAACTGCAAGGCGAACACTTACAAAGTCCCGAACATTTGCCTGCATTGGCCCGGCTGGGTGTGGCCATGCTGCAACAGCAAATGTTTGGCTACGGTTCGTCCCCAACTTCACCTGTCATGTTGCGAGCAGTCAGCCCGAATCACCAAGACGAGCATGCATTGGCCATGGATTCAGCAGCGCAATATTTCAACGAACGATCACAAAACAGTAatcagaacaacaacaacacgtcGGGCCAAACAGCCATTTGCGTTGCTACATTGCCCAGGAGGTCGAAAAGACCACCGGAACGTCTAACTAGTGAAGATAACCAACTAGTTAAAGGCTCGACCCTCGACGGATTAGACGTTGAAGGAGCTAACACGATGCAAGCCCTTTTGAATAG CGAAGGGCTGCCACGAACCTGGAGTAATCCTCAATTATCGTCACACATCCGCCCAGGTTTAGAACCACCACGGTTGCAACAGGCGGCTTTTGATGATTGCGTCTATGCTGTCGATATGATGAGGAATGTTGCTGTCAAGCAAGGTGCTGCAACACCAACGTCAACCACCAAAGAAATCGATCCTTTTGCTGATGaaatcgaaagaaaatttAGTTTACCAGCCCGGATGTTATGCCAAACGAGTGCTGCCCTGTTACAGTCAAAATCGGATTCGCAAAATGATTCTTCTCAAGCTCCTGCCATCGCCGGTCGGTTAGAAATCCGCATGGTGGAACAGCCGACTTCTCGTCCTCCCGGAGACCAGCCGACGGAGCTCTCTAATACCCCAGCTCTTTATGTAGCTACAACGGCTGGCACCGAAACGTCTGCCGAGAGAAGTGCAGCTTCAGTATCTACTCATCAATCGGTAGGGCATCCCGTAGTCCTTGCAGCGCCTATCGTCGAAGAAGCGACCGTTTTCTATGACGCCCAACCGACTGGAGATGAAGATACCTTTCGAACCGCCTTATTGGGTGGAACGATTAATGCCGGTGCATGCAAAACGTCCATGACGGGACTGGTAGAACCGGAAACTGAGCGGCTTGAAGTGAAATCGATCACTCAGGATGACGATAACGAATCACTTTCGCCTGAGAAAACCTCTCGGCTGTCGTCAGCTCAAGGCGCAAAATCGCCACAGCAACAGCGTCGAATCGGCATAGTGGTGCCACCTGTCCCTCCACATTTGGAAACTCCTACTTTGGGCGATCTCGGTCTTTATCGAGATGGAACCAGAGAGGATCGCCGTCGTAGCCAAGATGCAGAAGGAGAAACTGAAGAAGAGGAGGACGACGAAAATGACGATGAAGAGGAatgtgaagaagaaaagaacaagaatGATGGAGAAGAAGGTGACGCTGAAGACGAAGAGGGAAATAAATGCATTCGTCAAGATTATCAAGTCCTGAGCGAGCAGCTGGATGAGGAGAGTCGTAAAATTTCCGTTATCAACTTAAACGATTTAAGTGCCGCTTTTCAAGCTTCTAGCAGGATGCGTACTCCTCGCCATTCTCCACCACCTACCGAATTGGCATCGCAACAGCCGGAACAACAGCGACGCTACTCGCAGGACGAGCGTTCGAAAGCAGTACGTCTTGTTTCGGGCTATTTGTCACAAATGACCTCATCTGCAGCTCAAACGGGTGGAGATGAGGAAGAAGCGAGCGGCGGAGATGCGACAGGCTCGGCCGGCAAAGGATCCCGCTACGATCGGGAAGATGAGACCTCGACCGGCCGTCGAAAGAGACAAGGAGTAGAAAAGTATGTTTCGGACAACTCTCAGCTCAATTTGCAATTCGAGCGAAGGCGATCTCATCGTCCTCAAAGCAGCGATATGACTGGGTTGATGGTGGCTCATCATTCGCCTACTTTACGCCATCGGAGCAGTCTCGCTACGGCTCCCGATGCTGCCTACACGTCGCATCCATCATATTTGGATACCCGATCAAGGCCATCTCCGCAGGCGCCGTCTGTTGGCGGTTTAGCAGCTTTAAACAGCACCTACGAAATCAGTCGCGTACGATCTTCACCATCGCTCGTGCCGTCGACAAGTCGCTTTCCGTTTCACTACACCCCTCATCCCCCTACAGGCAATCCGCCCACTCTTCGCGAGCTCGACGCAAG GCTGCGCCGCTATCGCCCGGTCTCGTTTCGTGACGGCACGTCGTACAGCCGCCGCTAA
- the LOC116917905 gene encoding tau-tubulin kinase homolog Asator isoform X2, translating to MISAEPSPCLDVAALAVDEATVSSVRSVAASATGLGGIKISAFSLLVNGFSQSSSSGCVLAGRRPAAAAITTAAVRLHSTSSSSSGSSDDDADHSSDGQNSQKSQSAASLVETRKPKRPNLLQLPCVARPAKQTNGHITMATEDLLQPGHVVKERWKVVRKIGGGGFGEIYEGVDLVTRELVALKLESAKQPKQVLKMEVAVLKRLQGKEHVCRFIGCGRNDRFNYVVMQLQGRNLAELRRAQPRGAFSLSTSLRLGLQILKAIESIHEVGFLHRDIKPSNFAMGRVQHTGRRVFMLDFGLARQYTTASGDVRPARSAAGFRGTVRYASINAHKNKEMGRHDDLWSLFYMLVEFVNGQLPWRKIKDKEQVGLMKERYDHRLLLKHLPSDFRSFLEHIQSLQYVDKPDYLMLAGVLERCMKRRGVRDCDPYDWEKLAEAPQSVTTSSSSAPVPSKQQQRIITNPGTANITTENLGEDPLAASIGLNNQENMHPGEMVVAAVAAAPTAVDRRTPLQNAQMASPEKEGATNGDGSKSPATVNGQSAQVNAQDKSPKKRKLEGGGDAVVPPPLTQERQPRRALVAEAATPDSLVDTENSPDAAARQESGTGLVETETGFAPLAVSASMPTVLVTTRSPRNFVPSHSVPQSPSTPADVEVTDAQVTSAIRRAGGIAPGQPGMVGSPSGVGAEKGVRGRTNLRRFHSMHAHNHSPGSSRGVRISKEIKDRDRERDRDTSYTQCAVMDDDNVSALQQMTRAGGGLTLASQWKSQFDDSEETDDELQGEHLQSPEHLPALARLGVAMLQQQMFGYGSSPTSPVMLRAVSPNHQDEHALAMDSAAQYFNERSQNSNQNNNNTSGQTAICVATLPRRSKRPPERLTSEDNQLVKGSTLDGLDVEGANTMQALLNSEGLPRTWSNPQLSSHIRPGLEPPRLQQAAFDDCVYAVDMMRNVAVKQGAATPTSTTKEIDPFADEIERKFSLPARMLCQTSAALLQSKSDSQNDSSQAPAIAGRLEIRMVEQPTSRPPGDQPTELSNTPALYVATTAGTETSAERSAASVSTHQSVGHPVVLAAPIVEEATVFYDAQPTGDEDTFRTALLGGTINAGACKTSMTGLVEPETERLEVKSITQDDDNESLSPEKTSRLSSAQGAKSPQQQRRIGIVVPPVPPHLETPTLGDLGLYRDGTREDRRRSQDAEGETEEEEDDENDDEEECEEEKNKNDGEEGDAEDEEGNKCIRQDYQVLSEQLDEESRKISVINLNDLSAAFQASSRMRTPRHSPPPTELASQQPEQQRRYSQDERSKAVRLVSGYLSQMTSSAAQTGGDEEEASGGDATGSAGKGSRYDREDETSTGRRKRQGVEKYVSDNSQLNLQFERRRSHRPQSSDMTGLMVAHHSPTLRHRSSLATAPDAAYTSHPSYLDTRSRPSPQAPSVGGLAALNSTYEISRVRSSPSLVPSTSRFPFHYTPHPPTGNPPTLRELDARLRRYRPVSFRDGTSYSRR from the exons ATGAT TTCGGCGGAACCCAGTCCCTGCTTAGACGTAGCGGCGCTAGCGGTTGACGAGGCGACAGTATCATCCGTCAGATCAGTCGCAGCTTCCGCCACAGGGCTGGGCGGCATCAAAATCTCGGCATTCTCCCTCCTAGTCAACGGCTTCTCGCAGTCGAGCAGCAGCGGTTGCGTTCTTGCTGGCCGACGCCCAGCTGCCGCAGCAATAACAACAGCAGCCGTACGTTTGCATAGTACTAGCAGCTCGTCCAGTGGTAGCAGCGACGACGACGCCGATCACAGCAGCGACGGGCAAAATAGCCAAAAAAGTCAAAGTGCCGCCAGTTTGGTAGAAACGCGTAAACCCAAGAGACCAAATCTCCTGCAACTTCCATGTGTAGCACGCCCTGCTAAACAAACTAACGGACACATCACCATGGCCACGGAAGACCTACTTCAACCCGGACATGTTGTCAAAGAGCGCTGGAAAGTG GTGCGCAAGATCGGTGGAGGAGGTTTTGGTGAGATCTACGAAGGAGTGGACCTCGTGACTCGTGAACTGGTAGCCCTCAAGCTGGAATCGGCCAAGCAGCCTAAACAAGTACTGAAGATGGAAGTGGCCGTCCTCAAACGGCTTCAAG GTAAGGAGCACGTTTGTCGCTTCATCGGATGCGGTCGCAACGATCGGTTCAATTACGTCGTCATGCAGCTACAAGGTCGTAACTTGGCTGAGTTACGGCGTGCCCAGCCCAGAGGTGCATTTTCTTTATCGACCAGCCTCCGTCTGGGCTTGCAAATACTCAAAGCCATAGAAAGCATCCATGAAGTCGGATTTCTTCATCGCGATATCAAACCC TCGAACTTCGCCATGGGTCGCGTGCAACACACAGGTCGTCGCGTATTTATGCTGGATTTTGGTCTGGCTCGCCAGTACACGACGGCGTCAGGAGACGTAAGACCAGCCCGTTCAGCCGCCGGTTTCCGAGGAACCGTTCGTTACGCATCGATCAACGCCCATAAAAACAAA GAAATGGGCCGACATGATGACTTGTGGTCCCTTTTTTACATGCTGGTTGAATTCGTTAACGGCCAACTTCCATGGAGGAAAATCAAAGATAAAGAACAG GTGGGATTGATGAAAGAGCGCTATGACCACCGTTTGCTCTTGAAACACTTGCCGTCAGACTTCAGGAGTTTCTTGGAACACATTCAGTCGCTGCAGTATGTCGATAAGCCAGATTATTTG ATGCTTGCCGGAGTGCTAGAACGTTGCATGAAACGCCGGGGCGTCCGCGATTGCGACCCGTATGATTGGGAGAAGCTTGCGGAGGCACCGCAATCGGTGACTACATCATCTTCTTCAGCGCCTGTGCCATCCAAGCAGCAGCAGCGCATTATCACTAATCCAGGCACGGCAAATATAACGACCGAAAATCTGGGAGAAGACCCACTGGCAGCCAGTATCGGATTGAATAATCAAGAGAATATGCATCCTGGCGAAATGGTAGTGGCCGCCGTGGCTGCTGCGCCAACCGCCGTGGATAGGAGAACTCCATTGCAAAACGCACAGATGGCTTCACCCGAAAAGGAAGGAGCAACAAATGGCGACGGATCGAAATCTCCGGCCACTGTAAATGGACAATCCGCACAAGTTAATGCCCAGGACAAATCgcccaaaaaacgaaaactgGAAGGCGGAGGTGATGCTGTAGTGCCACCTCCTCTCACTCAAGAGAGGCAACCGCGGAGGGCCCTTGTGGCGGAAGCAGCCACTCCGGACTCGCTGGTGGATACTGAAAACAGCCCAGACGCAGCTGCTCGCCAAGAATCGGGCACTGGGTTAGTGGAAACAGAAACAGGTTTTGCTCCGCTGGCCGTGTCGGCCTCAATGCCGACCGTTCTGGTCACCACCAGATCGCCACGTAATTTCGTTCCATCGCACAGTGTCCCACAGTCGCCCAGCACCCCGGCTGACGTCGAAGTTACGGATGCACAAGTAACATCGGCTATTCGGAGGGCTGGTGGTATAGCTCCTGGCCAACCTGGGATGGTTGGATCACCCTCTGGTGTAGGTGCCGAAAAGGGCGTTCGCGGACGCACGAATCTTCGCCGCTTCCACAGCATGCATGCGCACAATCACAGTCCAGGTAGCAGTCGAGGAGTACGGATCAGCAAAGAGATCAAGGATCGTGATAGGGAACGTGATAGGGATACGTCTTACACACAATGTGCCGTAATGGACGATGACAACGTATCGGCCCTTCAGCAGATGACGCGAGCCGGTGGAG GATTGACTCTAGCTTCCCAGTGGAAGTCGCAGTTTGACGACTCGGAAGAAACCGACGATGAACTGCAAGGCGAACACTTACAAAGTCCCGAACATTTGCCTGCATTGGCCCGGCTGGGTGTGGCCATGCTGCAACAGCAAATGTTTGGCTACGGTTCGTCCCCAACTTCACCTGTCATGTTGCGAGCAGTCAGCCCGAATCACCAAGACGAGCATGCATTGGCCATGGATTCAGCAGCGCAATATTTCAACGAACGATCACAAAACAGTAatcagaacaacaacaacacgtcGGGCCAAACAGCCATTTGCGTTGCTACATTGCCCAGGAGGTCGAAAAGACCACCGGAACGTCTAACTAGTGAAGATAACCAACTAGTTAAAGGCTCGACCCTCGACGGATTAGACGTTGAAGGAGCTAACACGATGCAAGCCCTTTTGAATAG CGAAGGGCTGCCACGAACCTGGAGTAATCCTCAATTATCGTCACACATCCGCCCAGGTTTAGAACCACCACGGTTGCAACAGGCGGCTTTTGATGATTGCGTCTATGCTGTCGATATGATGAGGAATGTTGCTGTCAAGCAAGGTGCTGCAACACCAACGTCAACCACCAAAGAAATCGATCCTTTTGCTGATGaaatcgaaagaaaatttAGTTTACCAGCCCGGATGTTATGCCAAACGAGTGCTGCCCTGTTACAGTCAAAATCGGATTCGCAAAATGATTCTTCTCAAGCTCCTGCCATCGCCGGTCGGTTAGAAATCCGCATGGTGGAACAGCCGACTTCTCGTCCTCCCGGAGACCAGCCGACGGAGCTCTCTAATACCCCAGCTCTTTATGTAGCTACAACGGCTGGCACCGAAACGTCTGCCGAGAGAAGTGCAGCTTCAGTATCTACTCATCAATCGGTAGGGCATCCCGTAGTCCTTGCAGCGCCTATCGTCGAAGAAGCGACCGTTTTCTATGACGCCCAACCGACTGGAGATGAAGATACCTTTCGAACCGCCTTATTGGGTGGAACGATTAATGCCGGTGCATGCAAAACGTCCATGACGGGACTGGTAGAACCGGAAACTGAGCGGCTTGAAGTGAAATCGATCACTCAGGATGACGATAACGAATCACTTTCGCCTGAGAAAACCTCTCGGCTGTCGTCAGCTCAAGGCGCAAAATCGCCACAGCAACAGCGTCGAATCGGCATAGTGGTGCCACCTGTCCCTCCACATTTGGAAACTCCTACTTTGGGCGATCTCGGTCTTTATCGAGATGGAACCAGAGAGGATCGCCGTCGTAGCCAAGATGCAGAAGGAGAAACTGAAGAAGAGGAGGACGACGAAAATGACGATGAAGAGGAatgtgaagaagaaaagaacaagaatGATGGAGAAGAAGGTGACGCTGAAGACGAAGAGGGAAATAAATGCATTCGTCAAGATTATCAAGTCCTGAGCGAGCAGCTGGATGAGGAGAGTCGTAAAATTTCCGTTATCAACTTAAACGATTTAAGTGCCGCTTTTCAAGCTTCTAGCAGGATGCGTACTCCTCGCCATTCTCCACCACCTACCGAATTGGCATCGCAACAGCCGGAACAACAGCGACGCTACTCGCAGGACGAGCGTTCGAAAGCAGTACGTCTTGTTTCGGGCTATTTGTCACAAATGACCTCATCTGCAGCTCAAACGGGTGGAGATGAGGAAGAAGCGAGCGGCGGAGATGCGACAGGCTCGGCCGGCAAAGGATCCCGCTACGATCGGGAAGATGAGACCTCGACCGGCCGTCGAAAGAGACAAGGAGTAGAAAAGTATGTTTCGGACAACTCTCAGCTCAATTTGCAATTCGAGCGAAGGCGATCTCATCGTCCTCAAAGCAGCGATATGACTGGGTTGATGGTGGCTCATCATTCGCCTACTTTACGCCATCGGAGCAGTCTCGCTACGGCTCCCGATGCTGCCTACACGTCGCATCCATCATATTTGGATACCCGATCAAGGCCATCTCCGCAGGCGCCGTCTGTTGGCGGTTTAGCAGCTTTAAACAGCACCTACGAAATCAGTCGCGTACGATCTTCACCATCGCTCGTGCCGTCGACAAGTCGCTTTCCGTTTCACTACACCCCTCATCCCCCTACAGGCAATCCGCCCACTCTTCGCGAGCTCGACGCAAG GCTGCGCCGCTATCGCCCGGTCTCGTTTCGTGACGGCACGTCGTACAGCCGCCGCTAA